Proteins co-encoded in one Acanthopagrus latus isolate v.2019 chromosome 10, fAcaLat1.1, whole genome shotgun sequence genomic window:
- the LOC119026826 gene encoding toll-like receptor 13 gives MRATGSCPLFLVFLLSFLLHLHPSLAFSLKNCMIVFPESPNNLTVRCIDRDLTVIPDDIPRNVTSLDLSTNQILKITNTDLRCLSKLMYMQVNFNSISHVDDGAFVDLAELRTLSMSKNELTNLTDNIFKGLFKLVTLTLSSNQISYISPRAFQSLVSIQSVELNNNRLHRITHITPILKLPTLHKLSISCNEFASFRSDDLPLHVSNLRSLELDMNPVRKFSIRKDIFPHLQFLSLCSYRCEMEWDVANKTFLRSVTSLSLSQADVSFQPYSEVLQTTESLQVLHLKFMKTLIEKGLIDIACQIPSLRLLSVAFSDVQTINDTLLRSCSQVTELGFSYDTLSELSEHSFRSMTRLRLLALNNNVLSQVPLALRGLSTLEVVDLSSNMITELDCHDFLDLAKLTELNLENNYISKLQGCVFQNLTNLKVLNIQDNSVFTFDSAFKVNLHKLESLDLHNNRLLSIPYRAFRNLSSLCVLDLESEGCYIVQDGAFEGLGNLQTLSFSVRDIYEELFTGMPQLENLTVLFNSNQMSSGQNDDPTFSNLPNLRKLVLRVDGKPLEIFAPDLLEGLNYLEYFWVEQLQIRSLHPDTFKYTPKLKELHVVDSDLSDLTPELFWPIPNLQTLDLSNNNFRSLDFLARANLAALSWLKISENELSSINETVFQSLPALTYLDLTGNPLACECSNAGFNQWVQSNNQTQVVNGHQYTCAFPLSQQGNKFLDFDAHSCWIDGSFLYFLSSTCLVVFTLLASFIYHFLRWHLAYSYYLFLAFLYDKRRKASPHHYDAFVSYNIHDEAWVYREMLPVLEGEQGWRLCLHHRDFEPGKPIVENITDAIYGSRKTICVISRHYLQSEWCSREIQMASYRLFDEQEDVLILLFMEDIPAHQLSPYYRMRSLVKRRSYLSWPQAAQHTGVFWENIRRALDTADRPADNRHLLTGRPDFI, from the exons ATGCGAGCCACAGGAAGTTGTcctctgtttcttgtttttcttctctctttcctgcttcatcttcatccttcACTggctttttcactgaaaaactgcATGATTGTCTTTCCTGAAAGTCCAAATAATCTGACGGTCAGGTGCATCGATCGTGACCTCACGGTTATTCCAGATGACATTCCCAGAAACGTGACATCACTAGATCTCAGCACAAATCAGATTTTGAAGATCACCAACACAGATCTGAGATGTTTGTCAAAGCTCATGTACATGCAAGTTAACTTTAACTCAATTTCACACGTTGATGACGGAGCTTTCGTCGACTTGGCTGAGTTAAGGACCCTGAGCATGAGTAAAAATGAACTCACAAACCTGACAGACAACATCTTTAAAGGGCTCTTCAAACTGGTCACACTTACTCTGTCCAGTAACCAGATCTCATACATCTCCCCGAGGGCCTTTCAGTCCCTGGTCAGCATACAGAGCGTAGAGCTCAATAACAATCGCCTACATCGAATTACACACATTACTCCAATCTTAAAACTACCAACTTTACATAAATTGTCCATTTCTTGCAATGAGTTCGCCTCTTTTCGATCAGATGACCTGCCTCTTCATGTCTCAAACCTGAGGTCTCTGGAGCTAGATATGAACCCAGTGAGGAAGTTCAGCATTAGGAAGGACATCTTTCCTCATCTGCAGTTTCTCAGTCTGTGCAGTTATAGATGTGAGATGGAGTGGGACGTAGCAAACAAGACCTTTCTGAGGAGCGTAACCAGTTTGTCACTGTCACAAGCTGATGTTAGCTTTCAGCCGTACAGCGAAGTGCTGCAGACCACTGAATCACTACAAGTACTTCATCTGAAATTCATGAAGACATTGATAGAAAAAGGTCTCATAGACATTGCCTGCCAAATCCCCTCTCTAAGACTTCTTAGTGTGGCATTTAGTGACGTTCAAACCATCAACGATACGCTGCTGCGATCTTGTTCTCAAGTAACTGAACTTGGTTTCTCTTATGATACCCTGTCAGAGCTGTCTGAGCATTCATTCAGATCAATGACACGGCTCAGGCTTCTGGCTCTGAACAATAACGTTTTATCTCAAGTGCCACTTGCCCTCCGAGGACTCTCCACACTGGAAGTCGTGGATCTGAGCTCCAACATGATCACTGAGCTCGACTGTCACGACTTCCTGGATTTGGCAAAACTTACAGAACTTAATCTCgaaaacaattacatttcaaaactgcaaggatgtgtttttcaaaatctgACCAATCTGAAGGTCCTTAATATTCAAGAtaattctgttttcacatttgacaGTGCCTTTAAAGTTAATTTGCACAAATTAGAATCTCTGGACTTGCACAATAATCGTCTTTTAAGTATTCCGTACAGAGCCTTTAGGAATCTTTCTTCcctttgtgttttggatttagaaTCAGAAGGATGTTACATTGTACAAGACGGGGCTTTTGAAGGACTTGGTAATCTCCAAACTCTCAGTTTTTCAGTTCGTGATATCTATGAAGAGCTTTTCACTGGTATGCCACAACTGGAAAATCTGACAGTGCTTTTCAACTCGAACCAGATGAGTTCAGGACAAAACGATGATCCAACTTTCTCAAATTTACCCAATTTGAGGAAACTTGTACTCAGAGTTGATGGGAAACCTCTTGAAATTTTTGCACCAGATTTGCTCGAAGGTCTGAATTATCTGGAATACTTCTGGGTTGAGCAATTACAAATAAGATCATTGCACCcagacacatttaaatacacTCCTAAACTAAAGGAACTTCATGTAGTCGACAGCGATCTGTCAGATTTAACCCCTGAACTGTTCTGGCCAATCCCAAACCTGCAGACGCTCGACCTCTCCAACAATAACTTCAGGTCTTTGGATTTCCTGGCCAGGGCCAACCTGGCAGCACTCAGCTGGCTGAAAATCAGTGAGAATGAGTTGTCATCTATAAACGAGACAGTCTTCCAATCCCTCCCTGCCTTGACGTATCTGGACCTGACTGGTAACCCTTTAGCATGTGAATGCTCTAACGCTGGCTTCAACCAATGGGTGCAGAGCAACAACCAGACACAGGTCGTCAACGGCCACCAGTACACTTGTGCCTTTCCTCTGAGCCAACAGGGAAACAAGTTCCTGGACTTTGACGCGCACTCCTGTTGGATAGACGGCAGCTTTCTTTACTTCCTCTCTAGCACTTGTCTAGTTGTGTTTACTCTGCTTGCATCCTTCATCTACCACTTCCTCAGATGGCACTTGGCCTACTCCTACTACCTCTTCCTGGCCTTCCTCTATGACAAGAGGAGGAAGGCCTCGCCTCACCACTACGATGCTTTTGTCTCCTACAACATTCACGATGAGGCCTGGGTCTACAGGGAGATGCTTCCAGTCCTGGAGGGGGAGCAAGGCTGGAGACTGTGTCTGCACCACAGAGACTTTGAACCAG gTAAGCCCATCGTGGAGAACATCACAGACGCCATCTATGGCAGCAGGAAGACCATCTGCGTGATCAGCCGGCACTACCTGCAGAGTGAGTGGTGCTCCAGGGAGATCCAGATGGCCAG CTACCGTCTGTTTGATGAGCAGGAGGACGTGTTGATCCTGCTGTTCATGGAGGACATCCCGGCCCATCAGCTGTCTCCGTACTACCGGATGAGGAGTCTGGTGAAGAGACGCAGCTACCTGAGCTGGCCACAAGCCGCTCAACACACCGGAGTCTTCTGGGAGAACATACGGCGAGCTCTGGACACAGCTGACAGACCTGCTGACAACAGGCACCTCCTCACCGGACGCCCAGACTTCATCTAG
- the LOC119027737 gene encoding mucin-5AC-like: MSGTCSGSIIPDLCCLCISSFHQVLTLSAPNPKIQQNSDIMEVSPNVPKRKKGVVQSECPIPAEEDPADALGNTDPNANWGAEPNFNLNLALPRNPRTETSKLHGGNKKDNGNKGGGRPGAKGAVTMATGKSASSPGTPVMSPGERDDPSRQKSKIPALSRSPTAEALLNCRVEHRLKSPNAKHTPTLSPKTHTHSNMAVSPKPHRVEQATIANSPRTTERVKIQISRVESASVSDPKPLTLTTELTTKTTNKITVSPKMQTKRKDEGEKEVGLATPSPKTLHLPVSARVQHQKGDSSVISPKSANRTPTMMAKTPKPDPAGTKANEQTRNDSRTQNQRADVALLSHKTPQPSSLSPKPSTQRKAPGSRNNNASGSKENLDSQDSSVGSGSKTSSSSKATSAKDSLDSKTGSDSKPSPTTKTTMGSKDSLDSKSGSASKTSLGSKDSLDSKTGSNSKASPNSKSGMGSGDSLDSKTTTEIKESKTSPNPKTVVGSKTGIGSKDNLDPKAQIPESNQSSNSDALSSSKPGPTRSTSKPSLVVSGSNMGLVGSVSPSPSRTGLSNNLKTTASTSKPSPDPKAGLDSSKPGPVRSSSKTALADVLLSPRPNSASRSPGSGPSKTLGSVRAGPNREVLRSPGSAPGSGLLAPLSSSSPKNRTTVAITMKGGSTPEPVAAGSVAVETNPRETTHNTSLTRGLTFDSITKTSVKAGAANEQHVKLPETKATAAGGPGVSQGAVRGVNVTDQAGLAPHSPLSKPSHLGDTNATTAGSAITSSRATGLENKKEEKKKQEMVKQKDGPGSSSSLPPPPQQSTHQPSSKAIRETAALTSPNEGLHLQGRGRREVGVQVEVEVVERSVSTSASLHRGTPTSSIIGSSSSQSGGLTSPTVPLLCCIPDGEQPLKHICKIDIELRSQSVLPSAVSDKASSLPACLRTYSFQQNPALTSELQHGQHQDRDASADSIWEEDEDKVPREQNKEDEEETVRPQEVAWDKQGMTWEVYGASVDLECLGSAIQSHLETKIREQQKHITTLRKSICSNSSTGLCKMRKRKKKRGGILGCCRKAPAVAD, from the exons ATGAGTGGTACATGTTCAGGTTCAATTATTCCTGACTTGTGTTGTTTATGTATTTCATCTTTCCATCAGGTTCTGACTCTTTCTGCACCAAATCCTAAAATTCAACAAAATTCTGACATCATGGAAGTATCCCCAAATGTTCCCAAGCGCAAAAAGGGCGTTGTCCAATCAGAATGCCCAATTCCAGCGGAGGAGGACCCTGCAGATGCCCTCGGCAACACAGATCCCAATGCCAACTGGGGGGCGGAGCCTAACTTTAACCTCAACCTGGCTTTGCCAAGAAACCCCCGCACTGAGACCTCAAAGCTGCATGGAGGGAACAAAAAGGACAATGGGAATAAAGGAGGTGGGAGACCTGGGGCAAAAGGGGCAGTTACTATGGCAACTGGCAAGTCAGCAAGCAGCCCGGGAACCCCTGTGATGTCACCAGGGGAAAGAGATGATCCATCAcggcaaaaaagcaaaattccAGCACTGTCTCGCTCACCAACAGCCGAGGCTTTGTTGAACTGCCGAGTTGAGCATCGGCTGAAATCCCCCAACGCCAAACACACTCCGACACTCAGCCCcaagacgcacacacacagcaacatggcTGTAAGTCCAAAACCCCACCGGGTGGAACAAGCGACGATCGCCAACAGCCCCAGAACGACTGAAAGAGtcaaaatacaaatatcaaGAGTGGAATCTGCAAGCGTCTCTGACCCCAAACCACTTACACTGACAACTGAACTGACAACAAAGactacaaataaaataacagttaGCCCAAAAATGCAAACGAAAAGGAAAGACGAGGGTGAAAAGGAAGTTGGCCTCGCTACACCGTCACCCAAAACACTTCATCTTCCTGTTAGCGCAAGAGTCCAGCATCAGAAAGGAGATTCAAGCGTTATCAGCCCAAAATCGGCCAATCGAACCCCAACAATGATGGCCAAAACCCCCAAACCAGACCCAGCAGGCACAAAGGCAAATGAGCAGACCAGAAATGACTCAAGAACTCAAAATCAGAGGGCTGATGTGGCTCTGCTCAGCCACAAGACCCCTCAACCCAGTTCTCTGAGTCCTAAACCGTCCACTCAGAGGAAAGCACCTGGGTCCAGAAACAATAACGCATCAGGTTCCAAGGAGAATCTTGATAGCCAAGATTCAAGTGTTGGTTCTGGATCCAAAACCAGTTCAAGTTCTAAAGCGACATCAGCCAAGGACAGTCTGGATTCAAAAACTGGCTCAGATTCCAAACCCAGTCCCACCACAAAAACCACAATGGGCTCCAAAGACAGCCTGGATTCTAAAAGTGGCTCTGCTTCCAAAACCAGTTTGGGATCAAAAGACAGCCTAGACTCCAAAACTGGCTCTAATTCCAAAGCCAGTCCCAATTCTAAGTCTGGGATGGGTTCTGGAGATAGCCTTGACTCTAAAACTACAACAGAAATCAAAGAAAGCAAAACCAGTCCTAATCCAAAGACAGTTGTGGGTTCTAAAACTGGAATTGGGTCAAAGGACAACCTGGATCCTAAAGCACAGATTCCTGAGTCTAATCAAAGCTCTAATTCTGATGCTCTTTCCAGTTCTAAACCTGGTCCAACACGTTCGACTTCTAAACCATCTCTGGTGGTCTCTGGCTCCAACATGGGCCTCGTTGGATCTGTCTCCCCATCGCCCTCTAGAACTGGTCTGTCTAACAACCTCAAGACCACAGCCTCCACTTCCAAACCCAGTCCTGATCCTAAAGCTGGTTTGGATTCTTCCAAACCTGGACCAGTTCGATCTAGTTCAAAGACAGCTCTGGCAGATGTGTTGCTCTCTCCTAGACCAAATTCAGCAAGTAGGAGTCCTGGGTCTGGTCCTAGTAAAACCCTTGGTTCTGTTCGAGCTGGACCTAACAGGGAGGTCCTGAGGAGTCCTGGTTCTGCTCCAG gTTCTGGTCTGTTGGCTCCTCTGTCCAGCTCCAGCCCAAAAAACAGAACCACTGTTGCCATCACAATGAAGGGAGGATCCACACCAGAGCCTGTGGCAGCTGGATCTGTTGCTGTGGAAACCAACCCCAGAGAGACAACCCATAATACCAGTCTTACTCGGGGCCTCACCTTTGATTCGATCACCAAGACATCGGTGAAAGCAGGCGCTGCCAACGAGCAGCACGTGAAACTGCCGGAGACCAAAGcaacagctgcaggaggacCGGGGGTATCCCAGGGGGCCGTGCGAGGGGTAAATGTGACTGATCAGGCAGGGTTGGCGCCGCATAGCCCGCTGAGCAAACCAAGTCACCTGGGAGACACAAATGCCACCACAGCTGGTAGCGCCATCACGTCGTCAAGGGCAACGGGTTTAGAGAataagaaagaagagaagaagaagcaggagatgGTTAAACAGAAAGATGGCCCAGGgagttcttcttctcttcctcctcctccacagcagtCCACTCATCAACCAAGCTCCAAGGCCATAAGGGAGACTGCCGCCCTGACCAGCCCCAATGAGGGGCTCCATCTGCAGGGAAGAGGGCGGAGAGAGGTGGGTGTCcaagtggaggtggaggtggtcgAACGCTCGGTGTCGACCAGCGCCAGCCTGCACAGGGGAACTCCCACCTCCTCTATAATTGGCTCTTCCAGCTCTCAGTCAGGTGGTTTGACCTCGCCGACGGTCCCGTTGCTATGCTGCATCCCTGACGGTGAGCAGCCACTCAAGCATATCTGCAAGATCGACATTGAGCTGCGCAGCCAATCGGTGCTTCCCTCTGCTGTGTCTGACAAGGCGAGTTCCCTCCCCGCCTGCCTACGTACATACAGCTTCCAGCAGAACCCAGCCCTCACGTCAGAACTTCAACACGGACAACACCAAGACAGAGACGCGAGTGCAGACAGCATCtgggaggaggacgaggacaaAGTACCAAGGGAGCAAAAcaaggaggacgaggaagagacGGTGAGGCCACAGGAGGTGGCGTGGGACAAACAGGGGATGACGTGGGAGGTGTACGGCGCCTCGGTCGACCTGGAGTGCCTCGGCTCGGCGATCCAGTCCCACCTGGAGACAAAGATTcgggagcagcagaaacacatcacCACTCTGAGGAAGTCCATCTGCTCCAACAGCAGCACCGGACTTTgtaagatgaggaagaggaagaagaagcgaGGAGGGATTCTGGGATGCTGCAGGAAGGCGCCGGCTGTGGCAGACTAG